Part of the Bombina bombina isolate aBomBom1 chromosome 8, aBomBom1.pri, whole genome shotgun sequence genome is shown below.
TGGGAAAAATAATTTGGTTTTAAGTAACGCTGAGTTTCAGTATTTGGTGGTGGGGAATCCAGTCCTACCGATATTCTACcatctccccaaaattcataagggTTTAATAAACCCTCCGGGGAGACCGATAGTTTCAGGGATTGGAGGCCTCACCACCAAATTATCTGAGTATGTCGACCAAATTTTGAAACCCATGGTGCCATGTTTGTGGTCATATGTGAGGGATACGATACACATTTTGGAACTCACAAAGGATATAGAATGGCAACAAGACTTCATTTGGGTCACAATGGATGTTTGCTCCTTGTACACCTCAATTCCCCACTTGTTGGGAATTGCGGCTGTAAAGTATTTTGCTAATAAAAGCGGTTACATCAATGAGACACAAATGAGTTTTTTGGAGAGGGCCATGGAGTTTATCTtaaccaaaaattattttgtgttttaaaacaagtatttcctccaaataagaggtaccgcaatgggtacgaaATTCGCACCCACCTTTGCGAATCTTTACATAGGGtggtgggaggatctatttgttttcagcacaaaaaacccttttaagtgtAACATAATACAGTGGTATCATTACATAGATGATGTGCTTATGATCTGGCACGGTTCCAGTGAGGAACTGAAGAATTTGGTGGAATATACCAATAAAAATCTGCTCAATCTAAAATTTGCAATGGAATGGAGTAAGGATAGGGTGAATTTCCTAGATCTTGAAATTATACAAGAACATGGTAGGGTTTACACAAACTTATATAGGAAACCCACTGATACAAATGGGTATCTCCATGCCAGTAGTGGCCATCACGATAAATGGATAAAGAATATCCCCCTAGGCCAATTTCAGAGAGCAAGACGAAATTGCACTAAAGACAGTGATTATGAAGTACCTGCAGGGGTAATCAAAAACAGATTCCTAGTTAAGGGATATGAAAGTAAGGATTTACTGAGAATCCAGGAAACTGTAGGTAATATGGATAGGGACCAACTCATTGGAGGTACGAATCAGAGAAAAAAGAACAAGGGTGATAATAGTAAAAGGAAGATTCAAATAGTAACAAAATTTAACCGAGCATCAAGGGAAATTGAAAAAGCCATGAAGATGCACTGTTCGATTATAATGCAGGATCCGATTTTAAGGGACATTTTGAATGATAGGGGACAAGTTATTTTTAAGAGGAATTCAAATGTCAAAAACAGAATTAGCCCTAGTATGTTGAAATCTGAGAAACCCACAAATTGGTTAAGGAAAAATTCAGAGGGATTTTTTAAGTgtggaaaaaaaattgtaattgctGTGCACATATGGAAAAGAACAATTGTACCTTTGGAAGGAGAAAAGGTGAAAGAACATTTAGAGTCAAAGGCTTAATGAATTGTAAAACATGTTATGTTGTCTATCTCTTAAGATGTTTGTGAGATAAAATCTACGTAGGTCGCACAAAACGACCCGTGAAGACGAGATTTAACGAACACCTAAGGAATATAGACAACGGCCTGGACAATCATATTGTACCAGCACACTTTCTTGAAGCCCATGACGGTGATAAAACAGGTCTCAGTATTTTAGCCATAGAACATGTAAAGAACCCCATTAGAGGAGGAGATAGACTACTCCTTTTAAGGCAAcgcgagacctactggatccacaagctaGAAGCTGTGGGTCCAGAGGGTATGAATCGCgatatagatttagcagcatttttaGATATATGAATAGTGTATATATAAACGTATGTGCAGGTTATTTGAGTAGCCTTTTTAGGTCCCCCCATTTATTTAGGGGTTTTAAAAATGAGAGTGGGGTTTTATTGTGTAATCCCTATGTCTATTCAGTTACCTATCAGTAAACACAAATTACTTTTAATATATTAGATTATGATGCATTGCTTTAGGGAGTGCAAAGTATCTAGCGCTCTAGTGAAATATACATAAATTGGTCCTAGAAAGCTCATATATATCATCCCCCCGTGCTTTTACATAGgaatttataaagatatatattaatattgaaatGATTTTTTATGAagttatatatattagtgtatatattctttttgttttgtgtttttatttagtaTATGAACCATCAATTCTAAAGGGTTGAGGGTTTTCTACTTACCATTTAttgatttatctatttatttattatatatatatgatgaaatatgaaaatattttttatctaatttttGCTTTTTATAATGCCTTTTAGTTAATATAGAATTATGTGGTTTTAATTGTATCCAATCTAACATATGTATAGTAGATCTaccgtatgtatttatttgttatgaATCATTAGACTAGTACTTTTGTGTATTCATAGGGAATATTTTAGTCATTCACAAATAGACAGAGTGACACATAGTATTGTAGAGTTTACGTACTACAGATTCAAACAGTCTGTGCATATATTGTGAGATTTATCAAGCCATATACACCGCAAATGATAGAGAGGTGTTGGGGATATAAATTGGCTGTTACAAGCAATGTGGGCATTGTCTCTGACGTAGCGAGAAGGAGCCTCGAGAAACACGTTAGGCCACGGCCACTTTACAGAACGTAGGACGTACTCGGACGAGCAAGATAGTACCTGTACTGGAGCCGGCTTTTAACAGGACAGCGTTTATCTAATCGGAACAGAGAGGGTCTGGATACCTTTGAGAGGACTTACCCACTGGATATCGAATATCTCTGGAGAGGGAAACGAGGAGACCAGTGGTGGGACGTACTCTTTTTATGTTTTTGATgcgtttacatacctcatatgtttgagggtatcaATGTGagttttgaataatttgtttggatgtctgtatatttgttttaaacattaaaagtcttttaatctacacttagatcgtccgtgtactgtttggtgcacagaGTTACGCTCCTGTCTTCTTGTTTCTATTGACAGGGATTATCTAGAGTTCAGCACTAGTATATCAATccatcaatttaggggttaacaggcagagtagtcagacaagcagagttcagcagcattaTATCAACCCAGCaattttaggggttaacaggcagagtagtcagacaggcagggttcagcaacaataaggcaaatagcagtaacaatctatcacacccaggagcacacaaattaacacctatacttgggcaatgatagATCATTTCtgtgcaacttacataggcgcaggattcgcgccacaggaatccggaccggcatcagacagaggagcgtgcggcgatgacgtcagaatcacaaaagaaaatgtctgGGTTTCAGTTCTATTCAATAGCCCTATATCACATTAGTACCCTAGATGAAAGGTTCTCCTCTCAATCCAAGGATACTTGTCAGTTGCTGGATTATAGAAATACTGTCATTAAACAACCCTTAATTTGTGCTTGTTTTATGCTGCAGAAATGTAAGGGATATCTATATGAAGATGGGGAAATATATTGGAtggacaaaacatttttatttctactAACACAAATTCACAAGCAGTGAACCTATGTGTattttgtgacttaaagggacatgaaacccaatatttttatttcatgattcagatagagaatacaattttaaataactttccaatttacttctattatttaatttacttccttctcttgttatccttggctgaaaagtttatcttggcaagctctggagcagcaaaaaacctaggttctagcggctgattggtcactgcatatttataccgattgtcattgactcacccatgtcttcagttagaaaccagtaatgcattgctgctagggatgggcgaatgtgtacattttcgaatttcaaatgtagaacgaatgttattaccgaaattcgagttctaaatccgaatgtcgataagaacgaatattattaaaaattcgaaaatcgaatgttatttacagttttcgaatgtcactttcgaattcgaatgtttataattatatcgaatgtccacattcaaaatttcgaatttaacattctatttaacaaatactattcagaagttcaatagttcatgtggtagggcgggaatctagtaaaatgatacataatagatacaaatatataattttgaatgtttccatatagaatattgcataattcgaatattacatttaaagaaaaagcattagaaatactattacaatctaaattcgaatttttcgaatacacgtattgcataattcgaatattacatttaaagaaaaagcattagaaatactattacaatctaaattcgaatttttcgaaaagaatattttcgaatgtaatcgtaaaattcgaaaccgaacattcgaaaatcaaatgttagaatgttatgtaaacattcgaaattcgattcgaacgaatgaatgtgttaaaatttgtgccgtttttcgaatgttgcgaaacattcgcctatccctaattgctgctccttcaacaaattaaaccaatagaatgaaacacaatagataataaaagtaaattagaaagttgtttaaaattgtattctctatctgaatcatgaaagaaatatgttgggttgtgtgtccctttaattgtttaccTGTCAATAGTCTATATCTtgcttttatttagttttttttgtctcatatgtatgtgtgttcatGCCTGCATGCACCTCTCATCGTTGTGCTTTTTTATCTATGTAAATATTTTTGTGCTTTGTAGCTTCTCTGTGTTTCTGTATCTTATCTAAATTTGGTTTGCCctgtttgtctttgtgtgtcttCAGCATATGTGCCTtgtatgtgtttgtctttgtgtgtcttCAGCATATGTGCCTtgtatgtgtttgtctttgtgtgtcttCAGCATATGTGCCTtgtatgtgtttgtctttgtgtgtgttcaGCATATGTGCCTtgtatgtgtttgtctttgtgtgtgttcaGCATATGTGCCTtgtatgtgtttgtctttgtgtgtcttCAGCATATGTGCCTtgtatgtgtttgtctttgtgtgtcttCAGCATATGTGCCTtgtatgtgtttgtctttgtgtgtgttcaGCATATGTGCCTtgtatgtgtttgtctttgtgtgtcttCAGCATATGTGCCTtgtatgtgtttgtctttgtgtgtcttCAGCATATGTGCCTtgtatgtgtttgtctttgtgtgtcttCAGCATATGTGCCTtgtatgtgtttgtctttgtgtgtcttCAGCATATGTGCCTtgtatgtgtttgtctttgtgtgtcttCAACATATGTGTCTtgtatgtgtttgtctttgtgtgtcttCAGCATATGTGTCTtgtatgtgtttgtctttgtgtgtcttCAGCATATGTGCCTTGtatgtgtttgttgtgtgtgtCTTCAGCATATGTACCTTGTATGTGTTTGTCCTTGTGTGTCTTCAGCATATGTGCCTTGtatgtgtttgttgtgtgtgtCTTCAGCATATGTGCCTTGtatgtgtttgttgtgtgtgtCTTCAGCATATGTGCCTtgtatgtgtttgtctttgtgtgtcttCAACATATGTGTCTtgtatgtgtttgtctttgtgtgtcttCAACATATGTGTCTtgtatgtgtttgtctttgtgtgtcttCAGCATATGTGCCTTGtatgtgtttgttgtgtgtgtCTTCAGCATATGTGCCTtgtatgtgtttgtctttgtgtgtcttCAGCATATGTGCCTtgtatgtgtttgtctttgtgtgtcttCAGCATATGTGCCTtgtatgtgtttgtctttgtgtgtcttCAGCATATGTGCCTTGtatgtgtttgttgtgtgtgtCTTCAGCATATGTGCCTTGtatgtgtttgttgtgtgtgtCTTCAGCATATGTGCCTtgtatgtgtttgtctttgtgtgtcttCAGCATATGTACCTtgtatgtgtttgtctttgtgtgtcttCAGCATATGTGTCTtgtatgtgtttgtctttgtgtgtcttCAGCATATGTGCCTTGtatgtgtttgttgtgtgtgtCTTCAGCATATGTGCCTtgtatgtgtttgtctttgtgtgtcttCAGCATATGTGCCTTGTATGTGTTTGTCCTTGTGTGTCTTCAGCATATGTGTCTTGtatgtgtttgttgtgtgtgtgtgtcagttttgCATGTCTTTTATCTTTGCATGTGTATGTCTGCTGCGTGCAGCTCAAACGTCCCATGTTTTCTGTTTATGTGGCATCATCCCTGAGTACGTTCCACAACTTATAGAATATGTGAAACAAATGAATTTAGCTGTAATAACATGCATGTCACCTTGCAGTTATCTCATACAAATACTAAATGTATCACACAGTTGTGTTCCTATCAGACCAAAACATAAGCAGACATTTGCTTAGCTAGCTTCTGTGTCCCTGACACACTCGTACAGACAGCTACACCTTTTCTCACACATCTAAACTATCTTGATGGAAAACTTACTGCTTCATTACCCCCTAGCCTGGAAGTGTGATACAAGTCAGAGTTGTGTCAGTGTAATAACATTGTATTTCTAACCTGGATTATCTCCTATTGATAGAGTGAGACTCAGGTGTAATTTTGCTTACAGCATGCTGAGCAGAGAAACAGATGCAGTGAAAGCAGAAGCAGCGGATTGGCTAGTGACGGCAGAGCGTTCTTTGAAGCAGGCTTACAAAGGCAGCCTGAGAACAGTCAAGCACTATCAGCACTGAGAGAGTGTTACAGCCTGCTGCTAACTGGGGCACTTTGCTTGCTTTGTATCCGAGTCCCTTTTTGGATAGAGTCTTTTACAAATTAaacctttttttccccctccatCTATGGAAAGACAAACATGAAAACATTACAAGGACTTATTGTCTGAATGGAAAAGATACAATGGTAGTGAAAGATTCTTAGCAATAAGAAGGAAACCTCAGcaaaagctaatttaaaaaaaatattataggcaTTGAATATAAATTAGATGCTAGATTATTTAAAGAGCATTTAAAAGCTCACatttttgagggggatttctaggaaagagaaataaacaaaagaaatttggaaaagcTGGACTGAAAAATAATTctcattatttatattttgtaccGGCGAGGGCAACAAGGAAAATAGCGAAAACGCAACTTACAAatacgtatataaatatatctaatagGTCaccaaaagggattttttttaggaAGTAGAAACAACATTTCTGTTAAATATGTCTGACCAAGAGATTGAGGACTATGATGTGGAGAGTATGTCGGACACCTCTCGGATGATCCCAGGCCTCCCCCCCTATAATATGGATGACCAGCTCCTACCAATGGAGTCACGGAGCAGATGGGGTTGTTGGATTTGGACATTGTTTGTCTCTGGAGCAAACTTGGTGGCTTTTCTTGTTAACTTCATAATCCTGGCTATCATTTTCACCATCGTTCTGACACCAACTATTGTGGTGGTGTATTTTGGGTTTAAATGTCACTCCAGGGTAAGTACTGGAATACAAACTTTTTTTACACCGTCTCAGCTAGATAGATTGCACTATACAGACAGTATATGTTAGGAAAACacttaaaggggacactgaacccatttttttttctttcgtgattcagatagagcatgcgattttaagcaactttctaatttaatcctattatcaaattttcttcattctcttggtatctttatttgaaatgcaaaaatgtaagtttagatgccggcccatttttggtgaataacctgggctaTTCTTGATGATTGGTTGGATACATTTAttcaccaataaaatagtgctgtccagagttctgaacaaaaaaaagaagcttagattacttctttttcaaataaagatagcaagtgaacgaagaaaaattgataataggggtaaattagaaagttgcataaaatttcatgctctatttgaatcacgaaataaaaaatgtgggttcagtgtccctttaaagacgcaGGCACCAGAGTAGGTTTTTATGCTTCCTGGAATTAtggacattgggctccatgtacgaagcagcgtaagctgctccggagcctttgcggggcaggttcgcatatgcgagcctgcttcccgcaatgtaagaagcagcggtcattagaccgctgcttcctacaccctacgccacctcttaggtggcgaagcaaaatcaccgagagctcgctcgctctcggtgattgacagccccttcagtcgcgtgattggtcgcgcgactgaaggggcgggcattacacactccgctgagtgtgtaatgatacatacgggcaagcggatcaatagatccgctgcccgtgtgtagcggaggcgggcggacagcttcgcgagttaagaagctgtccgcccgcctcttagtacatggagcccatagtctctGCAGTAGACTACACATGCAATAAAACATTgtgaatcaaacacatttttattaaaagaatataaactaAATCAGTACTAGTAGTATTATGATAACATATTTATTTCTCAAAACATGGGCTGTACAGATAAATATCCTCAAATGACTTTGAGTGTTTAAATAGATGACTTGATGCAAACATTGAATGctctaatttaaaattgaacacataattatagcatttttttttgtgaatcaggatgtccctttaaaatttgtaaCGTGCTAGGAAATATAAGTGTCGATCAAAATCCTTtagatttttatagtaaattttgtAGAATCAGATAAATGTTTGTGGTTTGTGATTAAACCCATAATTAGTGAAAGTAATTTTTATGTCCAGAATGTCCCGttaatatttttaacatctttACTTCTAAGAAAAGTATTTAAGAAATTCTTACCCTTGGGGGTGTTGTCATTAGGAATTGTAGTATTTTCATCTAAAACATAGAAATGTATAGTTTTAAAGCAAGCTAATACACTGTTGAGCCACATGGTTTAAATTGATTTTGGTTACACGAGGCAGAATTATCTTCCGgatatttagataaaaaaaaaaaaaaatacactgtatATGGAAAGTTGcacacaaatgtaaaaaaaaaaatggaaggtgTGAATTTGTTTTTCCAGGAGACTCACTGGGGGTGTAACTCTAGCAACAAGTGCATGATTTAAATAACTTTTGGTACAATCCTCTGGTGGGGAATGAGTTAACAGGTGCAATTAAAAGGGAGATCTGTGAAGTTAAAAATTGTTTGAAGAATGAACCAGTCATTGGCTGTGCATGCAGTATCTCTGTATTTAACCTAAAAACAATGGCTTGGAAGGCTGAACATATAATTCTGAATAGCTGCTATAATCATTTTCATCTGTTAGCTCTCAGTAGCAAATGGCTGGGGAATCTAGGATTAATGTGAAAGTGAGTTGACAGCAGCAAGCAAAATCCCTGTATCTGAATATGACAACTACTTTTCAATGTACTGATTCAATTAGAAGGAAAAATACATGACATAATTTGGTGTATTCTACATTATGCCTTTTAGAAGAGATGTTCACTATTATGCCTTTTCATTTTTACATTAAATTGATattgcattttgttttctttctatctagaagggatagtttaaagggacagtctacaccagacctttcattgtttaaaaagataaccccttgataacccattccccagttttgcataaccaacacagttatattaataccatttttacctctgtgattaccttgtatctaagttttgcagactgcccccttatctcagttcttttgacagacttgcattttacccaatcagtgctgactcctaggtaactccatgagaataatgttatctatatggcacacttgaactaacgccctctagttgtgaaaaactgtcaaaatgcattaagataagaggcggacttcaagggcaaaaaaaaatagcaaatgagcctacctatgtttagctttcaactaagaataccaaaagaatacaTTACATTTgaagctaaaagtaaattggaaagttgtttacaattacatgccctatctgaatcataaacatttattttttactagactgtccctttaaataaaacatgcaTGGGCAAAAAAATTAGTTTTCCGAATATTCAGCTGTCATGCGATTcagtatttgtttctttttaaacaaaaatgaataCTAAATATTTGTGtagcatttacattagtttttgtgcTAAAGGGGAAAAAGTTAACCTGTAGCGTTATATACGTACCTATAGCAAGCTGGAGAGCctcgctaatcctgacacttcttcacagaataCTAAACCACCTATAAGTGTGCTTGGCTCTGTATTGAAGGGTCTGGATTAGCGTGACTCTCCAGcacactataggtaagtatttttaacttcTAAGGTAATTTAACGGAAACTAATGAATAATTGTTGCATTCGTTCGGATATTTGTTTAGTGAAAACTAAACGTATCTCAGTATTTCATTAACAAATTTGTACTTGCAATGAAAGGAGTGCACATACCTATTTTAGATTTAATCATAGTGTATCTACAAAGCTGTGCCTTTGATGAATAAACATACCTTTTGCCAGCCTTGTAAAAGCTTGTTCTTGTCAAACAATATATCTGTAACAGTTgtcactatggggtcgatttatcaatgtctggcagacatgatccgctatagcgcaTCATGTCCACCAGAAATcgctaaatgcagatagcatacgctgtcagcatttaacattgcacaagtagttctggtgaactgcttgtgcaatgccaccccctgcagatttgtggccaaatgggccactagcaagggggtgtcaatcaacccgatcggacatGATCGGGTGGATTGAGCTCCGCAGCTTTTAAGTTTTTCTTTCCGCCGGCAGATAAGCTTGTGtattatacgttttttttttgttcttttcccAAAAGACTTCAAAGGAGCaggctttaaaaaaaatcctaacacacatCGCTaacacgctaacccgacaccacgttagacctacagcgctaaacatatatatatatatatatatatatatatatacatatacatatacatatatatatatatatatatatatatatatatatatatatatatatatatatatatatatatatatatatatatatatatagagagagagagagagagagagagagagagagatatttgcaaataaaaataaaattctcttgttgtgaagaacattggcatgtaaaatatttgcagtaataACACAAACAGATTAttaaatattacacacacacacacacatatatatatatatatatatatatatatatatatatatatatattatatactgtatatatgcatatacatgtcaTATGCCATAAACCTTTTAAtccttataatacatttttaacagttatatgaatatattttatcagaaagtgtatatatatgagAGTCCCTTGCGCAGACCTGACACATACTAATTTAGTTTACTCTTGAACAAAcacgtttgctttcaacttgtaatacgcacacaagtTAGTGTGGTCGCAATATAGGTTATCGCGACCCACACTAataatactgtgccacttgtaatctagcccttaatttatagaaaatgtttacctgcaatgtccctttaaagtttaaacttaACCACCCTCCAATCATAAATCAAGCACCTTTAACAAGCCTTGTACAACAGCAATCAAGGAAGTGAAGTATCAGGGCTGGTTTCCTACCCcatgaaaaacaatgatacttCAAGTGAAAATCCATCGAATGCATCCAAGCTTTCTTTGGTCTTGACTGAAATCCTATGCATTTACGTAATTGATTTACTGTTTGAGTATATTTTGCATATGAGACAGTTAGGAGGAAAGTGTATTAGTTGAGTTCAAACAGTGGATTGAGGAGATACACACATCATTTATCTgctgcaggggcggaactacagggggtgcggAGGTCGCAACTTCGACTGAACCCCCCCTCCCCCGagagtgggggcccagcttaaaaaaatatattttttttcaataaaaaacattgacctgccactgcctgcactgatatcatgtgagtgtgacatgatgcctcactagtgtctctgtctctgactacaggggttagtgtttctgttttacacattggtatttatgtgtgtgtgtgtgtgtgtgtgtgtgtgtgtatttatgtacgtGACTGTGTGtaaatttatgcatgtatgtgtgtgtgtgtgtgtgtgtgtgtgtatgtttgtggaaccagcaaattacagaccttgttactacagcatggggggagaggggtaaacagtgtcactatacagtaccactatatacagtatggggggggctggaccatgtcacagactactgtagtcactttataaagaactgggacgggtagggtcaggccagccatttcactggcagattacagactgtcactgactcactatatacagtactggtgggttaaacagtctaactatatacagtaatagggggtcagaccatctcacagactgtgggcacagggttcctccttttgcagacatgtaatctgattcacatttttttttctgtgttaaatgttttttaaaaaaagatatgtatcaaattcacctttattttttttatttttttgggtgggggggccttcttagattcttgcacctgggccctgtggtttctagttatgcatCTGATCTGCTGATATGTACTATTGTTGTGTTGTATACTGAGGTAACATAGACAGACAAAAACTCTTCTTATCTAAGTGCAAATTGTGTTCTTTCAGCATCGTGATCTGTTAGTCAATAACTCTGtcaatttgcaaataaaatggATCCTGACATGTGATGCGCAGTTAGCTTAGTGCCGTGTTCTAACTTGATACAGTAGTTTATAGACCATTATCACTGTATACATTTACATGGTGTGTTCTTCAGTATATGAGCTTTATTAGCTCTTCCatgtttaaccccttgactgcaaAAGAAGACAGTATTGTTTAGCAGTCAGTggttaaaggacataaaaccccaaatgtttctttcatgatacagatagagcacacaattttaaaccactttttaatTGACgtctattgtcaaatgttctttgttctcttggtatcttttgttgaaatgcagggacataagctcaggagcgtgcacgtgtctggagcactatgtggcaacaTTTTTGCAATCATGTTattcatctgcaagagcactagatggcagcactatttcctgctttgtagtgctccaggcacttacctaggtatctcttcaacaaagaataccatgggaatgaagcaaatttgatactagaagtaaattggaaagtttttttaaaatgattatctctgtctaaatcacaaaagaacattttgtgtttcatatttaggcatttgtctttccttacaatcattaaagggatagtatagtcaaaattaaacttttatgattcagatagaggatgcaattttaagcaattttctaatttactcctattatcaatttttctttgttctcttgatatctttattttaaaaagctggaatgtaagcttagaagccagcccatttttggttcagcatctggatagcacttgctgattagtgtctaaatgtagccatccaatcaacaagcgctatccaggtgctgaaccaaaaatgggctggctcctagacttactttccagcttttttaaataaatataccaagagaacaaagtaaaattgataataggagtaaattagaaagttgcttaaaattgc
Proteins encoded:
- the TMEM88B gene encoding transmembrane protein 88B, coding for MSDQEIEDYDVESMSDTSRMIPGLPPYNMDDQLLPMESRSRWGCWIWTLFVSGANLVAFLVNFIILAIIFTIVLTPTIVVVYFGFKCHSRVLHSNASYCKTLLDDNSSSALIILGFVMMSPLIVLAMAVYCGLARRLRLFMFFQPYTRALYKGVRWRWYEEGGLCGCVREWNNHVKAWV